The DNA region gcgcgaCGGCCGCCCCCATCTCGCCTCCGCCCCGCCTTGCTATAGTGGAGGGACAGACCACCCGAGGCGGACGCCATTTTTGGGGCGGAAGGCCCTCCGGCGAGTTTTGTACGAGGACGCGCCGGACCGACAGCCCCGAGGCGATAGGCGGACTGGCCTATAGTGGGGCGGTGCGAGGCGCGACGGTTCGGGGGCGgacgttttttttttgttttttttttaaattcaatttaatttacctataaatacaccaattcctttaattattttcacaccattccaactcttcactcatactttctctcactaaaatttgtggattgACATGGACGATTTGTGGAACGACGCGTGAAATTCCCTGATTCAATAGGTGCAGCACCAGGCCGACGAGAAGGACACTCTAAGAGTATCCACTATAATAccgacgcggctatagccctgGCGGGGGCGTCGGCGGGGCGGCCTATAGTGCTTGGGACGTCCGCCCACGACGGACGAAAAAAACGGGGCGGATGGGCATTCGGCGAGAAATGTGCAAGGACGTGCCGGTCGGCCAttgccgcgcctataggcgcgccggccTATAGTGCGCGGCAATAGGCGCGGCGGGCGCCCCCTTCCGattttttacttaattttttttttccgaaaattaaccctataaataccactcatCCACTACCCATTTTACACCCTTTTCATACACTCTTcattcattcactatctacaatTTCACTCtttaaaaatgcacggtggagacgacgaatcacccggctcGCACGAATAGggatatggcggcaatccttcacagccgtcgggatatggtagctatccttcacagccgtcgggatatggtggctatccttctcagccgtcgggatatggcggctccCCGTCCCAGCCGTGGAGTTGGAGTCAATCTCCtccaccgtgggcatcgagtccaattcatcctccatctcagccgtggagaacttctcccacgccccaaccttttcagcggaatctgagtcgctTTGCGTTTGGAAATTACAGACTCAACCTCGACGCGCTTAACCAGccggagacccctttccaatccagccaatctccttttaccgaagcagatcaagacgcattgGATAtcatgatgggtctgctcagttccggcGTACCGGATACGGCGGGTGGAAgcagtggcggtggcggcggcggcggcggcggaagaGGCAGTTGCGGTggcagcggaggcggcggcgagggCAGCGAGGCAGCGGCGCCGGATGCCTGCTACAAACGGGGTGTccactacaccaaagcggagtccattgcTGTGGCGAGGGCGTGAGATGCCGTCACATTGAACCCCATAGTAGGCACCGATTAgaccgaggggagcttttggaagcgcgtcctgttggcatacaacgagttcaaacccCTAGGAGCCAGACCGCGTGATGGAGAACAGctccgcaaaaagtggtctaggattctgccggccaccaagcggttcgcgggcatataccagaacaacctgCTCAATGCTGAGAGTGGCCAAAGCGAAGCCGACGTGAAGACGCTGTCCATGGGCCAATACAACACGGAGGGCTGGCTCaagttcacaatgtgggaggagtatcaaGTAGGGCTGgtaatttttgacacgacacgataacacgacacgaaccggcacgaaaataatgggtttgggtcagagcttattgggttcgtgtccttatcgggtcgacccgttaaggacacgaaaatttcgtgtcgtgttcgtgtcgtgttcgtgttatccgttaacaaataatattttaatattattaattcttattattttcatttttaataggtttaaccgttatcaggtcgtgttgttatcgagtcgttatcgtgtcatctcgtgtacgtgttgttatcatgtcgtgttgacccgaattggttcgtgtcgttaatgagttcgtgtcgtgttcgtgtcgtgttcgtgtctgaggatttcgtgtcgtgttcgtgtttgaggttttcttaacgggtcgtgttcatGTTTgctgttatcgtgttcgtgtcgttatcgtgtcgacacgataacgacccgacacgcacgatttgccacccctagtaTCAAGTTCTCCGAAATTCAAGGGCATCTGTGCGCAAGAGCAGGCTGGAGCTCCTGGGCCGAAGCGTACTAGACACAACATTGTGagggactacagcagcggcagcggctcgcAATCATTCGACATGAACGACGAGCAAGCGGAAGAGCCCTTcgctacacactctaggcgcACACGCCCTCCGGGACAACAGACCTCTATCCGACGCGCTAGAGAGGCTGGAATTTCCTCCCGCCGATCGTCGGCCGCGTTTGGATCGCGCACCCCGCCGCCCGCCCCTATACCGCCGCCCAGGGTCGCTGTTGCCAGcgaggtcttgagggagaacctggatgtgcagttgatgcaacaactgtaTGAAGTCTGCAGCAAATACGAAGCCGCAACCGACCCGTTCATCAAGGATATATACTTGAAGCTCATACGCCGGATGCAGCGCTGTCTACGCTTGGCTGATGAGGCTCCTGGGGcagggcgggcggcggcggcgagggaggcggagaagaagaggaggaatcCGACTCCGCCATCGATTAGACGGTGAcggcgtttttatttgtattttgttttaaatgttcgttgtataattttaccgtttcCAATACAACAAAAATTCGAtctcaattacctcgttttataattatttaaattccgatgattttaaaactgaaggaaaaaattaaaatgaaaattagttataaaatttcggggctATTAGAAATGTCTGCTTATAATGGCTGAAACTTTTTTTTAGGCACGGATAAAAAAATTGGGGGATAGACAAAAAAAAAGGGCGGGGCTATTGCGGACGTCAGCTGGACACtctaagagcgtccactatggTTAGGCGCGGCGGTAGCCGCGCGGCGCGGCGGTGGGGCGGCGGATTATAGTGGAGAAGGTCGATAGCCGCGGGCTGGACGCGGCGAGGGGTGGGAGACGCGGCGGACGCGCGATCGCCGTGTGCGGGGCGATGTCGCGCCGAGGGGtgtatagccgcgcctataggcgcgacGGCTATAGTGGATTGAACCGCCGCGGCGATTTCGCCGGCAACGAGAAATTTGACGTTTTCCCACCAtcccctctataaataccacaccCCCTCTacttatttttcaccattttcacaaaattcatccactcactatccacaccattttattttacatattcGTTGTAACATTTTACCGGTTTgaaatacaacgaatattcggccctaataATTACCtagttttctatttatttataatgcgattattttatttataaaatgttggggctattggaggtgtccactatagtggtggaaataaaattttagggctatggacaacaaaactggggctatagacaaaaattggggcggggctattgggcgtgtccaccttacaGTGGACACCCTAATAACACTATGAAAATTGCCACACCTATGTTATTCATTCAATAATTTCAGCTGCATTATTAATGAGAAAAGGATTGACGTGACGTGACGTGACGTGACGTGACGTGACGTGACGTTACTCTGAGAACATTTCAACAcctatgtttttatttgtttgttgtgTCGAAACTAAATTTTCATTTCTAGCCGACAATAGTTATATGAttagaataaagataaattaacaaaaaattacaTACAAAATGCCcttaaatttaaaatcaattttcttataaattacTTGTTCCTTTACTTGATTactttttttgttatatttgttAAGTTAACTCCCTACCAAATTACATGATTATATATGGAAACAGAATAAATATGAATAACCAACACAACAAAATGGTGCCATTTATTTAgaaaaatttcataaattgaAGTATACTAATAAATTTTGGTAGCCGATTTTAATAGTGCTGCATCTAATAGTTTTTGCCTAGTCATTTTATTCCATCTACCTGTAATTATATCTTAAGGTGCAATTAATAAATTGTACTTAAACCATTCAAAAATAGATtggaaatataataattttataatttttaatttaattattatataaatttatgttttcaaaaaaatatattatttgatgCCAATATGGAATAGCtatgattatttaaaatttaaaaaatgatttaacttacaatttagaattttacagtaataaaataattaaatgcgattgattatgattatttaaaatttcaaaaaccaGTTAATAATAAGATAGATGTATATGAATAACTATGATTATTTCGATTGATGTGAATGACTgtgattattttgtttgatgATAACATTAAGAAAGTAAGTATATATCCATGTAGTCGTTTTTATaactttgaattttaaaaattatttaatgatGAAAAAATTAATGTGAACAACTATGATTTGTTTGTTTGATGATAACACAGAGAAAGTAAGTACATATGCATGTAGTCGCTTTATAACctggaattttaaaatttatttaacaataaataattggatgcgaatgactatgattatttcGATTGATGCTAACACTAAGAAATAAAGTATTTATATGCAGGTagcaatttttataatttaaaattttagaatttatttaatagtaaaataattcaaatttgaatgaCTATGATTAAATTGTTGGATAATAACATTAAGAAATTAagtctatatgcatgtagtcgtTTTTGTAACTTAGAAATTTAAATGTTATTTAACAATGAAGTAATTTGATatgaaatactattattattttgttggacgataacactaagaaattaagtgtaTAATCATGTAGGAGTAGTTATTTGTTAGTAACTTGAAAttgtaaaaaatatttataataaaataaatgcatGTGAACgactataattattttgtttgatggTAGTAGCACTAAGaaccatttttataatttagaaattatttaataataaaagaaatggatgtgaaatatattattatttcgtTGTATGATAACACTAAAcaattaagtatatatgcatgtattCATCTTTATAACAtagaattataaaattatttaataataaaataatttgatgtgaatgactatgattatttTGTTTAATGGTAACataaagaaattaagtatatatgcatgtactcatttttataaattatcaaTAATAAATAATTGGATATGAATGACTATGAATAAAGTTTTAGATAATAACatgaagaaattaattatacatGCAAGTAGTTGTttttataacttaaaattttaagaattgTTTATTAATAGTAATAACTAGATGCGAATATATTAGTAGTGTTTCTTTGGataataacactaagaaattatgtatataattatgtagtcatttttataacttgaaattttaaaaattataataataaaataattggatgtgaagACTATGATTATTTCGTTTGATGTTAGCACAAAGAAATcaagtatatatgcatgtatttaattcatattttgaaattaaaaaatgacttaataataaaataattggatgtgaatgactatgattAAATTGTTGGATTATGACACTTAGAAATTATGTATATAGGCATATAGTCGtttgtaaattaaaatttattatttaataataaaaattagatacaaaatactaatattttttatttggatgATTAACACTAAAAATTACGTATATATAATGATGCTGTCTTTTTTATTAGTAGAAAAAATTATGCAATTAATGTATGTTTCTATGGAACTGATTACTAAATCCTTCATAAATGGGTAAATATAGATTACGGAAAACTTAATTTTCCTAAATGAGCATTGAAGGCTAATTATGTAATACGTTAAATTAAGTAATTATCATAACTTTATTATAAATGTAAAATACCTAAAACATCCAATTTTGTTTATacaaattttgttaatttatcactacACATTTCATTATTATGATACCATGCCGCACtacatttttataattatgattGGGTGACATATCACATTGCATTCTATTTCTAGCGACTTCGATGCATAATATTCAAAAGCCCATTGTTGGAGTTTCGAGTGCATAAGTGAATAATTTTTTCAGagactaattaattaatatatatactttATGCTAGtattccaaaaataaataatgtagaAGAGATAACAAAGTAATCTGTGtttactactaataataatattaacacACAGACACTCGCTCACTCACAATCGTGGAGAAATAATGAGGTTTTCCACTTTGATTATGTATGAAAGGGTCAAGTAGCAAAGAACGATCTCATCGTTGGTTTATGAGAACATGAAAACTCTATTAAATTCGGCTTTTTAGAGCTATTGTTGATCTCACGGTGTGACAACTTCGCTCCAAATCGTTGAGGTTGTTGTTTACTTTCGTTTTTCGTCTATCGTCCTTTGCTTGCGATGATTGGCACACTGCCTCTGTCTTTAGAAGACGGTGAATACCTTACTTATTGCATTTGTCTCCATAAATTTTGTTTATAAGAGAGTATGGTGTGATATGATGACACTCACTCTCACTCACTCACTTTGAAGAGACCAAGACAGAAAAGTGGAAGGTTCTAAGCTCACTTTTGTCTCGTGGGATATCACCATTCCATCTGAATTTCACAATAATTCTTGTCCTCTTTTGCTCGAGATAAGATGTCACTCCCAATTTTatcaatttgtataataattggAACGGGACAAAATAGTGGTTGTCTTTTCCCATTTAATTCATGCACCAATTAACTCCAATTTCTTGGGGAAAATAATATAACAAACAAAGTTCTTAAAACTTGGTATACTACAACTAGTAAAGTaaaggaagaagaaaataattaaacctAACCATCTTGCACAAGCTCAAATTTTATACATGGAAAATAAGACGtcgataaaaaaattataaatccaTTACCGTTATTCGTTCCATAGATATTACTATTAACCCTATATTTCAGGTCCCAAAAATGAACAAAAAATATGTTTAACTAATATTCTATATTTCTAATGGACATATATAGGAGTCCACAAATGTGTTCAATATCTaaatttggatgattgaggtcCATCTAATTTACTCTACTATTTATAATAACCCCAAGTGAAATTCTTAGGGTAGTCACATTCTTCACACACATCAATTTATAGCCGTAAATGTTAGAAATAGCACAATATCTTTCAAAAATGGGAatccaaaatgaaaaagatgtgAAGAAGTTAGTGTggaaattaatgaaataaaagGGGAACAAGAAAAGTAGAAGGTATGATGAAACAGTGGTGGAGATAAAGGATCGATCACTATCATGTTAGtcctattttatatttaaatcttTATTACATGAGGACATTTTGGTGGCACCACAGTACTTTTTATGGAGAGGGACCTTGAAATTGATAATTTGTTTGTCGTTTTTGTTTTGGTAATTAACCAAGCTATTCACTGGCGGGCCGCAACCCCAATAATAAGTGGGACAGTTGATCCAAAGATTTAAGGCTGCTTTATATCTAATAAAATGGTTAGGAGATCGATTATCTATTCAGGAATGAGTCCACTCGACCACACTCCTTAAgttttatttgtcatttttgtacAAAAATAAATGTGCATAAATTCCATATACTACTTCATTATCTTGTGTTTTATCAATCTATGACCAAACgtcttattttaatttgatagtACAAGTTTAAAAGTGTAcaacaaaagtaaaataaaaaaatataaaaatttataaatcttACTTTTAAAAGTATAGTAAAataagttaatgaaatatgacAATTCATTTATTATACGTaactaacaaaaaaatatttaactcTAAATATCTCAAAATAGCACTAGGATAGGCGAAGATAGTATTATTCAAAATGATTAATactattgaaatattatttgcattaatttttttgtttatatattttttgtttagttattATAAGTACAATAAAATGTACTAATCTATGCAAATCCTTTTTGTTTAATCACTGTGCCAAAGttagtaaaatattttatagaatattttttttctttgataatATTCATAGATGCAACATATGCAAATCTTTTAATGGGAACACTTGGCACTCATGCTACGGCACTTGATAGTAGCAAAAACTCAAATTCGATAGAAGAGCTCGACGCCTCCCTCTACCAcactaaaattaaacaaaatctCCAATTTATAAAAGAGACGCTGATTTAGCCAATCTtgcaaaaaaaacaaagtaTATATACGACTAGAGAAAGGCCATTCTTAGTCTGAGAAATTAGTTCAACAGAATGAAAACCGGGGAAAGCAAAAGGCAAGTTTCACAAAATGGCATTATATGCTTCTAAGTTGTATCCTTAGTTGATCTTCGCCCTTGAGAAGTCCATTTCTGGGTGCTGCAAAATAAACAATTTTTCAGTTAGTAAAAAGGTCGAGAGAACAAAACAAAGTCACAAGGGCCGGCTTGCAACACAATGGTCACCTCAGCCATGAACTTCTTCAACAACTCCTGCTTCTGCATCTCATCACTTGTTGGGAGGCCCATTTGCTTCTGACGTTGGTCAAACTGAAGAAGGAATTTCAGGATGGGAAACAGTCAAATCACACATTCTAAGGAGATCTTAGACAGACAAATGAGAGGAGTAAggaaacacaacaaaaaaaaccaaacaaaaaaatgaTCCCCACAGGCATTCAGCAATTATGAAAAATCAAGAGGAGATTTGAGATCTCATGTGCCACAAACAGAGTTGCCCTCCATTTAATTTGAAAGGAAGCATAGGGATGCTCTTTCCCCAATAAGATGTTCTTCCTCAATCTCCATCATCAATTTCATTGTCTTAATTTTCAAACTTAATGCAATAACTGCTTTAGCTTTATAGTAATAGTCTTGAGAGTTGCTTACTTTTCTTTCTGTTCTTATtcatactagtagtactatactTTTTCATAAAAGGTTGCATCTAAGAAGTCTTATTCATCAGTAGGCCAGAGTGAAATAAGTGTACCATGGACTGAAGAATTTAAATTATATCAGAGCAGAGATAACTAATCAAGCAAAGACATAGGCCTTTGGACAGATGCAAGCACCAACAATGCAATTAGATTTAACATCGACTACATACACCAAAGAACCAGGAGAAAGGGATCAAGGGAATTGCTTGAGTCTTACCATCATTTTTTCCACAGTAGAACGAGTCTCCGGATCCAGATCACCCAATTTGCTATTTTCTGGTTCTACCTTCTGAGTATCAATTTCTGGCTCACCCTTCGCCAAATACTTCCACCATTCCATGTGGTCTTGTTTGGTAAGGAGAATGGAGACAGTTTTTTGGTCCTCTGAACATTTGAATGATAAATTCAGCAATAACACATGGTTTCAATGAAAAAGGCTTAAAAAGCAGTAAAACGAAATGAAAACAACATTTTATATCTAATTGCATAGTGCAATAAACGTACCTAAACTCCAAAAACAGTCATCAACCTTGACAGAATTGAATAGTTCAGCCTGCGGATACAAATAACTTAGTGAGAACTTATATTACACTGACCAAAACAAAAGGTATCATATACAATGGAAATAGCAGAGGTCCCATGTGGATGCATTAAGACAAAGAAAGAGTCTTACACACTTACATCAATGACTGGTGGCTGACCTTTGACCCCAACTTTCAGATGTTTCTTCTTGATTTCACACACAATAAATCTTGATTTCGTTCCAGATGGCACAGGAACATAAATGTTAACCTCTTGTAGAGACTGACCCCAAGAGTACGTATCCATATCAAGGCCATTCAACTTGTTAGGAGCTGCTTAGAGATGATTGCCAGTTAAAACATATTCAATCAACAACAATATAGTCATCTGAATATCATAACAGTGGC from Salvia splendens isolate huo1 chromosome 9, SspV2, whole genome shotgun sequence includes:
- the LOC121748828 gene encoding protein BOBBER 1-like isoform X1; this translates as MAILSEYEEQDHKKPSSSSVAKPFSAALDPSDPLGFLEKAFEFVARESDLFKSDSLTRDVNAVVRMVKDKLEGEERKKKEAEKKAAERKAAPAPAPVKKEEIVKVKEEAVVNKEAQSKPEEEAKGPRAPNKLNGLDMDTYSWGQSLQEVNIYVPVPSGTKSRFIVCEIKKKHLKVGVKGQPPVIDAELFNSVKVDDCFWSLEDQKTVSILLTKQDHMEWWKYLAKGEPEIDTQKVEPENSKLGDLDPETRSTVEKMMFDQRQKQMGLPTSDEMQKQELLKKFMAEHPEMDFSRAKIN
- the LOC121748828 gene encoding protein BOBBER 1-like isoform X2, giving the protein MAILSEYEEQDHKKPSSSSVAKPFSAALDPSDPLGFLEKAFEFVARESDLFKSDSLTRDVNAVVRMVKDKLEGEERKKKEAEKKAAERKAAPAPAPVKKEEIVKVKEEAVVNKEAQSKPEEEAKGPPAPNKLNGLDMDTYSWGQSLQEVNIYVPVPSGTKSRFIVCEIKKKHLKVGVKGQPPVIDAELFNSVKVDDCFWSLEDQKTVSILLTKQDHMEWWKYLAKGEPEIDTQKVEPENSKLGDLDPETRSTVEKMMFDQRQKQMGLPTSDEMQKQELLKKFMAEHPEMDFSRAKIN